In Myxocyprinus asiaticus isolate MX2 ecotype Aquarium Trade chromosome 32, UBuf_Myxa_2, whole genome shotgun sequence, one genomic interval encodes:
- the LOC127422863 gene encoding ciliary-associated calcium-binding coiled-coil protein 1-like, with amino-acid sequence MYGLTKKIACLKKATLLDYFVNGFWWAKEMKFTCQQISFNMALLQQLLDNIKTQPCLKMPFFKAFTLTVLASRQSPSTEADTSHLFDADQIRDITDYFKTSLFQHYRLYELLFTHPREEHLLGMEKSIEVINPVDSAGPLEEGMLSDLYFHYLAPSCVKMPEQLKFPFSTLVLV; translated from the exons atgtatGGATTGACA aaaaaaattgcATGTTTGAAAAAAGCCACGCTGTTGGATTATTTTGTCAATGGATTTTGGTGGGCCAAAGAGATGAAGTTCACATGTCAGCAAATCTCATTTAACATGGCTCTTTTACAACAATTACTTGACAACATAAAAA CTCAGCCATGCTTGAAAATGCCTTTTTTTAAGGCATTTACCCTGACAGTGCTTGCATCCAGACAGTCACCATCAACAGAGGCTGATACCAGTCATTTATTTGATGCCGATCAAATCAGAGACATCACTGATTACTTCAAGACAAG TCTTTTCCAGCACTACCG ACTATATGAATTACTGTTCACTCACCCAAGAGAGGAGCACCTTCTGGGAATGGAG AAAAGCATTGAGGTGATCAACCCAGTTGACTCTGCCGGCCCGCTGGAAGAGGGCATGCTCTCTGATCTGTACTTCCATTATCTGGCTCCCTCATGTGTCAAAATGCCTGAGCAGTTAAAGTTTCCTTTTTCCACCCTGGTTCTTGTATAA